A window of Deinococcus planocerae contains these coding sequences:
- a CDS encoding LacI family DNA-binding transcriptional regulator: MKKSISNRDVERIAHHAGLTTEQVRAALAMRGDVFPEVQDRVAASASELRYTVTVRDRVAMAAGTSVATVNRAYRPEARHLVRPEVLQAIEREAARMGYTPDPVAQARRTQQSTIVAICPEMTQLSSPYHAAMIRALTEVVTERGLYPVITPIPQERLLPDIAQSSITSLVVLWEGPRTDQQAAALRAAGRQAVLIGHHERLPSVAPDWTEAYERLTHRALEQGYDVLHLGYYSEHRWAASARLEGMARALASSRQQPRLRLWLHSDLDLARAVEALHGQEMFAAATLLTVLAETPGALERRPRLGVEGIIQELTEEVRCLQKGGSQRVALLGYSDMTIRQLMWQLTVDGSGPRLGDHLGLAGHDNLEPIMRYLNPVLTTIAYDFSDFAGQLIDQMDPENEGGFTGLPTELILRESL, translated from the coding sequence CCCACCACGCCGGGTTGACGACCGAACAGGTGCGGGCGGCGCTCGCCATGCGCGGCGACGTGTTCCCCGAGGTGCAAGACCGGGTGGCGGCGAGTGCGAGCGAGCTGCGCTACACGGTGACGGTGCGCGACCGGGTGGCGATGGCCGCCGGAACCTCGGTGGCGACGGTAAACCGCGCGTACCGGCCCGAGGCGCGGCACCTCGTCCGGCCCGAGGTGTTGCAGGCCATCGAGCGGGAGGCGGCCCGGATGGGATACACGCCCGACCCGGTAGCGCAGGCGCGGCGCACCCAGCAGAGCACCATCGTGGCCATCTGCCCCGAGATGACGCAACTGTCGAGCCCGTACCATGCGGCGATGATCCGGGCGCTCACGGAAGTCGTGACCGAGCGGGGCCTGTATCCGGTGATCACGCCCATTCCGCAGGAGCGGCTGCTGCCCGACATCGCGCAGTCGAGCATCACCAGCCTGGTGGTGCTGTGGGAGGGGCCGCGCACCGATCAGCAGGCGGCGGCGCTGCGAGCGGCGGGGCGGCAGGCGGTCTTGATCGGTCACCACGAGCGGCTGCCCAGCGTGGCGCCCGACTGGACGGAGGCCTATGAGCGGCTGACCCACCGCGCCCTGGAGCAGGGCTACGACGTGCTCCACCTGGGCTACTACAGCGAGCACCGCTGGGCGGCGAGCGCCCGGCTGGAAGGCATGGCCCGCGCGCTGGCGAGCAGCCGTCAGCAACCGCGGCTGAGGCTGTGGCTGCACTCCGACCTCGACCTCGCGCGGGCGGTCGAGGCCCTGCACGGCCAGGAGATGTTCGCCGCCGCCACCCTGCTCACGGTTCTGGCCGAGACGCCGGGCGCCCTGGAACGTCGTCCCCGGCTCGGGGTGGAGGGCATCATTCAGGAATTGACGGAAGAGGTGCGCTGCCTTCAGAAGGGCGGAAGCCAGCGGGTCGCGCTGCTCGGCTACTCGGACATGACGATCCGGCAGCTCATGTGGCAGCTCACCGTGGACGGCTCCGGGCCGCGGCTGGGTGACCACCTCGGGCTCGCGGGGCACGACAACCTCGAACCCATCATGCGCTACCTCAACCCGGTCCTCACCACCATCGCTTACGACTTCAGCGACTTCGCGGGGCAGCTCATCGACCAGATGGACCCCGAGAACGAGGGCGGCTTCACGGGCCTGCCCACCGAACTCATCCTGCGCGAGTCGCTCTGA